A single genomic interval of Vicia villosa cultivar HV-30 ecotype Madison, WI unplaced genomic scaffold, Vvil1.0 ctg.002571F_1_1, whole genome shotgun sequence harbors:
- the LOC131639263 gene encoding common plant regulatory factor 1-like — MGNSEDGKSPKTERPSSPVTTDETNQINQPNIHVYPDWAAMQAYYGQRVNIPPYFNSAVASGHPPHPYIWGPPQPMMHPYGPPYAPFYSHGGVYTHPAVAMGTNSHGQGIPSSPAAGTTASIETPTKSPGNTDQGLVKKLKGFDRLAMSIGNGNAESAEHEAENRLSRSVDTEGSNDGSDGNTAGTNSTRKRSRDGTPTTTDGEGKTVMQISPISKETEASTKMVPVTPTSVAEKFVGPVLSSCMTTALELRNPSTVPTGAPQPCGVLPPEPWMQNERELKRERRKQSNRESARRSRLRKQAEAEELARRVDALTAENLALKSEINEFAENSEKLKIENATLKEKLKNTQLEQTEETILNSIDKRATPVSTENLLSRVNNSNSGDRTAEEENGFCENKPNSGAKLHQLLDANPRANAVAAS, encoded by the exons ATGGGAAACAGTGAGGATGGAAAATCCCCTAAGACTGAAAGGCCTTCTTCACCTGTAACAACT GATGAGACCAATCAAATCAACCAGCCTAACATTCATGTCTATCCTGATTGGGCTGCCATGCAG GCTTATTATGGGCAAAGAGTCAACATCCCACCATACTTCAACTCAGCTGTTGCTTCTGGTCATCCTCCTCACCCATATATCTGGGGACCACCACAG CCTATGATGCATCCATATGGGCCGCCGTATGCACCATTTTATTCACATGGAGGGGTTTATACTCACCCTGCAGTTGCCATG GGGACAAATTCACATGGCCAAGGAATTCCATCTTCACCCGCT GCTGGGACTACTGCAAGCATAGAGACACCAACCAAATCACCTGGAAATACTGATCAGGGTTTAGTAAAAAAATTGAAAGGATTTGACAGGCTTGCGATGTCAATAGGCAATGGCAATGCTGAGAGTGCTGAGCATGAAGCGGAAAACCGGCTATCTCGGAG CGTGGATACTGAGGGTTCCAATGATGGAAGTGATGGCAACACTGCAGGG ACCAACAGCACAAGGAAAAGAAGCCGGGACGGAACACCAACAACCACTG ATGGAGAAGGGAAAACTGTGATGCAAATTAGTCCAATTTCTAAAGAGACGGAAGCTTCCACAAAGATGGTGCCAGTTACCCCAACCAGTGTTGCAGAAAAATTTGTTGGACCTGTACTTTCTTCATGTATGACCACAGCACTGGAGCTGAGGAACCCTTCAACTGTTCCCACCGGTGCTCCACAACCTTGTGGAGTATTGCCTCCCGAACCTTGGATGCAG AATGAGCGTGAGCTGAAACGAGAGAGGAGGAAACAATCAAACCGTGAATCTGCTAGAAGATCCAGGCTGAGGAAGCAG GCTGAGGCTGAAGAATTGGCACGAAGAGTTGATGCATTGACTGCTGAGAATTTGGCGCTTAAATCGGAAATAAATGAATTTGCTGAAAACTCTGAGAAGCTGAAGATAGAAAATGCTACATTAAAG GAAAAGCTGAAAAACACTCAACTGGAACAGACAGAAGAGACAATTTTGAACAGCATTGACAAGAGAGCTACACCTGTAAGTACAGAGAACTTACTATCCAGAGTTAATAATTCAAACTCTGGTGATAGAACTGCAGAGGAAGAGAATGGTTTCTGTGAGAACAAACCTAATTCCGGTGCAAAACTGCATCAACTACTTGATGCAAATCCTAGAGCTAATGCTGTGGCAGCTAGTTGA
- the LOC131639274 gene encoding 4-hydroxy-tetrahydrodipicolinate reductase 2, chloroplastic-like: MATFTMKTATNVFHRNHNNLTFFSNNANSKKNFSISQKKNSRLVPKISMSATNVQTFLEKSVPSTQNTALPIMVNSCTGRMGKAVINAAEAAGLNVVPVSFGVEEESGKTFEVGGREFLVNGPSDREGFLQSVVDKYPNLIIVDYTVPNAVNGNAELYSKVGVPFVMGTTGGDRDLLHKTVEDAKNYAVISPQMGKQVVAFLAAMEIMAEQFPGAFSGYSLQVLESHQANKVDASGTAKAVISCFNKLGVSFDMDQIQLIRDPKHQVEMVGVPEEYLSGHAFHMYHLNSPDETVSFEFQHNVCGRSIYAEGTVDAVLFLAKKIEAKDSKRIYNMIDVLREGNMR; encoded by the exons ATGGCAACTTTCACAATGAAAACCGCAACAAACGTGTTTCACAGAAACCACAACAACCTCACATTCTTCTCCAATAACGCGAATTCGAAGAAAAATTTCTCCATTTCTCAGAAAAAGAATTCGCGTCTGGTTCCTAAAATCTCAATGTCAGCCACAAATGTTCAGACTTTTCTCGAAAAATCTGTTCCTTCCACTCAGAACACCGCACTTCCAATAATG GTTAATTCATGTACTGGAAGAATGGGGAAAGCTGTCATTAATGCAGCAGAAGCTGCTGGGTTGAATGTTGTGCCGGTGTCGTTTGGGGTTGAAGAGGAATCGGGAAAAACTTTCGAGGTCGGTGGAAGGGAGTTTCTTGTGAACGGTCCTTCTGATAGAGAGGGTTTTCTTCAATCTGTTGTCGATAAATATCCGAATTTGATTATTGTGGACTATACTGTACCAAATGCAGTCAATG GCAATGCTGAGTTATACAGTAAGGTTGGAGTACCATTTGTGATGGGAACCACCGGTGGAGATAGGGATTTGTTGCATAAGACAGTTGAAGATGCAAAGAATTATGCTGTCATATCCCCGCAAATGGGAAAGCAG GTTGTTGCTTTTCTTGCAGCTATGGAAATTATGGCAGAGCAATTTCCTGGAGCCTTTTCTGGGTATTCCTTACAG GTATTAGAGTCTCATCAAGCAAACAAAGTTGACGCGTCTGGAACTGCCAAGGCTGTGATATCTTGCTTCAATAAGTTGGGGGTCTCTTTTGATATGGATCAG ATACAATTGATCAGGGACCCTAAGCATCAAGTTGAAATGGTGGGAGTTCCAGAGGAGTATTTGTCGGGTCATGCCTTTCATATGTATCATTTGAACTCACCAGACGAAAC AGTTTCGTTTGAATTTCAACATAATGTTTGTGGTAGATCAATATACGCTGAGGGCACGGTTGATGCTGTACTATTTCTTGCTAAGAAG ATTGAAGCAAAGGATTCCAAGAGAATCTACAATATgattgatgtcttgcgagagggTAATATGCGATAA